The sequence ACTTCAGCTATTCCCTTTttcttgacttaaaaaaaaaataaaaataaatatactgCCAAGATTGTACAGTATATACATATCCACACAGTAAAGTGAAGTACAGATTTTTACTTCTTCCCTAGTATAATGCAACACGTTGCCGCTATGAAGCAATTTCAATATCCTGCAGAACAGTTTATCATCCTGAGGATAATGCAAGGCCAATTgatcaaagtaataataaaaaaaaaagatttaatcaCACAGCAACTAATGCAGCTAGTATTTGTGGCCAAGTGAGCATTAATAAGCTTTGAAGACTTGTTAATTTTGTGGATAACTCAGTTGGAATTGGATCCAACAGTGCTTGCAATACACAGCAAGCCCTTTAagtgaatacaaaaaaaaaaaaaaaaaaaaaaaaaaaaaaaaagcaggtaacATAAGCACTATATGTTGTTTATGTTTACATACTTACACGTATACACACAATCTATATTATGACAGAGTAGACTATGCCATGATTCAGTAGTCAAATATTACACTGTGCACGTTCTATTGCACATGTCAAGTGTTTGTGTGACACGGCGGGTAGGGGATGGCTACCTCGATGTCATCTGTTTACAAAGATGCAACAACACATTTTCATAGGACACAGGCTATACAATTTTCACAAATCcacttttttttgtcttcttAATGCATTTTACTAAATAAACCTATTATACAACAGTGATATTAAACTGTGATAAATACTCATGCACAAACAGATGAAACTACCTAGATCTAGAAAGCAAGAAGTTACTGCTGCACAAGCCAACCGCTGGATAGGAGTGGAAGGATTTCAGTTTACATACGCAATATAAAATTGACAACACACCAAATGAGCGattggtaaaaggcacatggattTTAAGAGGAGACGTAATTTGACAATTGGAAAGTCttgaacagaagaaacagaaaaatgcagacacgatGCAAGGGTGGggatgaaaataaaatcaaagagcAAATTACAACTTTTTAAGTTGACCTTATTCTCTTCCAAGTTTCTTCCAAGAGCTCCAAATAAAGAAGAATATGGCCGTGATGTCACCAATCCTCCCAGCTGGTTTCATCCATTTTTCTGTTTGCTAAAAGCTTAGGATGCGCTCAGACTTTATATCACTGTCAATAAAATCTTTATGAAATGTAAATATGTTACAGCTTACAGATAAAATAGCGGAGGCTGGCACACATTGCTTTGTGGGTAACCGTTGTGTTTGCTGACTGTGGCCGAAGAGTTGCTGTTCACGGGATGCAAGACGTTGCAGGGAAGTTCTCGCCTTCAGCGGTGTGCTGAACAGTGTGCTCCTGCAGGGCCGTGAGGTCAACGAAACGCTCACCACACCACACGCACTTGAACTGCGTTTCCCGCGAGTGCACACTCTGGTGCTTAGCCAAGTGCTCACGCTGCTTGAAGCTTTTTTCACAGTTGGCACACTTGAAAGGCTTCTCGCCAGTGTGAACGCGGCGATGGCGCTGCAGCTCAGACGAGTACCGGAAGCGCTTTTCACAGTCGGGACATTTCAGGGGCTTCTCACGTGTTGGGTCACAGCGATGCTGCACAAACTCTGAGGAGGACACAAAGCGCCTGTCACAGAGGGAGCACTTCAGTGGCTTCTCTGTACAGTGAGAATTTTGGTGACGCTGCAGTGTTGAATTTTTTTTGTACCCTTTGCCGCACACGTCGCATTTGTAGGGCTTCTCCACTTCGCCGCCACATTTGTGCCTTAGCAGTTCCCCGGATTGGCTGAAAGACTTCTGGCAGGATGCGCACTTAAACAGACTCTCCATGCCATGGACCTGCTGGTGGTACAGCAGGTGGGACGGCTGAAGAAAACCCTTATCACAGAGGTTACACTTGAAGGGTCGGTCAGCGGGATTTTTGTGAGTGCGCCGGTGGCGCACAAGAGCATACTGCTGTTTGAAGCTCATCTGGCATTCCTCGCACTGGAAGGGCCGCTCTTCTGAGTGAGTGCGCTCGTGCTGCCGCAGGTCAGACGGACGCTTGAAGCTCTTTCCGCAAGAGCCGCAGCGGAAGGGCCTCTCACCTTCTGGCTGGCATTGGTGGTGCAGGAGTTCGGACGACTCCTTAAAGTGCATCTCGCACAAATTGCACTTGAACAGGTGCTCGCCCGAATGGGCATACATGTGACGCACGAGGTGAGAGCGGTGCTTAAAGCTCTTCTCGCACACGGCGCACTTGTACGGCCGCTCAGAGCTGTGCGTGCGCTGATGGTGCGCCAGGTGTGAAGACTGGCTGAAGCTTTTGTCGCAGGTGTCACATTTGTATGGCTTTTCACCAGTATGCACCCTTTCGTGGCGGGTCAGCTCTGACAAATGTCGGAAGGCCTTGTGGCACACTGAGCACTTATATGGCCTGTCAGGTGCAGAGGCTTCAAACGTGGGGGGAGACGAGGCACTGATTGTCGCACCACCACCGGACGTCTCACCGGTGGAGGGCTGCTGAGGGTTGGCAGCCGACGAGGTCGGGGTAACATTTCCAGAATCGGGTCGGTAGGTTTTCTCACAGATGGAGCACTTCATTGGGTTGTTCCCATTTCCATGTGAATTGTGATGCTGGGCCAATGAGGTGAGCAGTGAAAAGCCCATCTTGCAGACACCACACACAAATGGCTTCTGCTCCACCTGCACACATTGATGCTCCAGGAGGTCTGTAGCCTGGCTAAAAATCTTCATGCACTGAGTGCACTGGAAGGAACGATCTTGGCTGACCATGCACTGGTGCTCATGAGGGTTAGCCAGATGAGATATATCATGGCCACAGGCTCCACACTTATGCCCTCTTTCGCCCCCTACCTGCAAGGAGGGCTGCTGGCCTGGCACAGAGTGCTGCTGACCATGCTGGGGCTGCTGCAGGGAAGAGTCTGGCTGCAACACGACTCCATACACAGCACAGCCAAGGGTGTTATCAGTGCCCTGAGGTAGTGTATGCACAACAGAGGGAGGTGCCACTgcatgttgttgttgctgctgctgccatGCTTCAGTCATCCTTCCACTTCACATACAGCAATTCAGTGCAGAGTAAAAAAATAGAAATTTcagtgccactttttttttttttttaaaaagggggCAGATGTGGTTTGGTGAATGGGAACCAGTGCTATGTATCTGGAATAAAAACTTCCTCTAGACGTGATGCAAAAAAAACCTGAAGGAGCAAAAACAATTTTTCAGTCAACGTCTTAACTCCAAAGTGTAAATATAATATTGCTCTGAAGTTTAAATGAAAGTGCAGCAATAAACAGTGACTGAGTTTCTAATGTTAATCAGTACAAACAAATTATTACAACGTACACTCCCTACCTGTGCATCAGTCTTGCACGATTTTGTCAGGCCCATAAGTAGTTGGACTATTTTacagtttttgttgttattttgactCTGCACACCAACACAACATAGTtggaatgaaacaatcaagatgtggtcACAGTGCACAgacttcagctttaattcaagtgggtttaacaaaaatatcacatgaacTGTTTAGCAGACTGTTTCATTCTTACATTGCCAAAAATCAACATTTTCACAGCCTAAAGAAAAGACAAGTCACATGATGTTTGCGTTATCTCTTCCAAGTCTATGAATATGCCTCCAACTTCATTTCCATCATTAAGAAAGCCAAACCATATGGCAGTgtacggtaaatctgtctggagtgcaaagttctccaaaactgagtgactgtggatgaaagaagctggtgagggaaaccaccaagaatcTTCAATGTTAATGTATCTTCCCCTAAATGCCTAGAAGAGTAGCGATTTCTAGTagaaataatccttatatttcctttatttatggcctctgaaaatggagggactgtgtgtaaaaatggctgtaattcctaaatgtttaatGCAGTATGAAATTCTCCACTTCCATCACATATTGATTGTTTCATTCTAGCTTAAGTGTGAGGAtgtacaaaggaaaaaaaaattaataattaaaaaaaaaattaataatgtgTCAGTAAAAATATTATGGACCAGATTATATGTGTCGTCCTAATTAATGTTAAACTACTGTTGATTTACAGAACATGGCGACAATCAAAACAAGTCGTGGGAGACCGAAAACCTACTTAATTACCTGAcgtgaataaaaaaaaagtgtgcatgtTAACAAAAAAAGAACGCAACAATCACGGTAGCATTAAGCTCAAAGGGGTAAGAGATTTGGGTTCGGTCTATTTCCTGGCACCTCGCGCATTAGCCGAATATTCACAACTGGTTAGTATCAAGGATGGATGTTTAAACAACTGTCAGAAGTTAAACTATGTTAATAATGGCGTTGTTCACTCCGCTTATCACCCAATGTTATTCTGACTCGGCGACACGAGCGACCTATTTGATGGAGATGTTTCCAAACATAATTAACATTTGTCGGTTAAACGCAGCAACTCGCTAACAGCTAGCCGCAGCTAACACAACCAGCTAGCCCATACGACAGCGTTCGCACGTATCTGTAGCTAtttaaataaaagaaaacaagCATCCGACTCTCCAGATCGCAATTATAAAATTCTAATAAGGTAAAAATCGAGGCAGCCGGTAAACTAGAGTGTAATGAGCCGTTTTGTGACAAGCCGAACCCAAATCAGAGTAGGCCTCTGTGGAGCCGCGGGGAAGAATCCGCATCCTGCAACCTAGGGTAGAGTCTGAAAAGCCGCCGACTTTAAAACTAACTACTTACAAAAACAGGGTTTTTGGTGCCGTCTTTAGTCTCGGATCCAGAACATCGGAGATATTTGGGAGTCGGAGGAGCGACGGCGGAGAAGCTGAAGGAAAAAGCCGGACGCCATCCTCCTGCAGACGGACGGACACCGGAAACCGCCACGCAGTCTGCAGCACAGTGCAGCAGCACAAAccagcaagaacacacaggaaaaaaaaaaaaaaaccttcaccaGAGGTAACATTTAGGAAGGCGCAGTACATACTTTTTATGTGTGACAGCAGGGGGAGTATTTCACATCACTGCTACTACCTGATTAAAAAAAGCAAACCTGGATCTGTTCTGTTTTTAAGTAGTAGTAGATTGTAAGATACTTGTACCGTAAATTAATTTTGCGTTAAAAGTAAAACGTTTAATCATAAAGGGCAAAGAGGACGGCAGATCTTAATTATTGTTTCCATATGTTTCAATCTGGGAGCAAAAGACTGGGATCCTTAGAGGGGGGGAATAAAGTCTTCACTAACCCACTGTTGATACGTTTACCATTAACAAGTGACGCTTTTCAGTTGAAGGTTTTTCCAAAAAAGGTGATTTAGTTTTTTACCGTTTTACCTTTCAACAGGCATCTTGGGGGTCACCATGTCTAATACACATTACAGGTTTAGTAGCAGTTAGACAATTAGGAAATAAGTTAATGCTCtcaaaatagtaagtcccttcggctgctcccctgctcctttggggtcgccacagcaaatccaagatggatctgcatgttgaattggcacaggttttacgccggatgcccttgctgacgcaactccacattacatggagaaatgtggcagaataTTTTTACAAAATGCATTCCAGTGACCTTGAACTTTGACCTTTTCACCCCAAAGACAATAGGTTTCTTGGAGGCAAAATATCAAACGCACATACTAAGTTTGGTGTTAATCAGGCAGTTAAGAAGTCTGGTCTGgtctttgactctggtctgcttgaggtttcttcctcaaatcatcagagggaatttttccttatgctgcgtttacacataggcaggatgcgttacaaatgtcatatttgcatcattcttggcacattcctgacattctcaaTGTGACTGAATGCatatgaataggtttcttaatagtgcatgttggtgcgtgatattcatgatttttgtggagcatggttttggctgtcaaaaaaatctttcacactcattttgcctcatgtcgtggaggtcgcaactgagtgtgttgatccgttTTGATTaacggtgatccttaatagagcgtgacagcattcttctctgacatgtacacaattaaaccctgctgcactgcattcagtttcattgctgcagtatactgaagaaggacagtgacgctaagtcagctaaaagtctcgttccagtgtTCATCAGCGCActgctgcaggtgttccacctgctgctgctgtgcctgatgtttgggaaaacgagtgagacgagagccgtgtggagccacacatctggctttctccatctcctcctcctctctgcgccactccatggcacagagcccaactaagcatgcagtcacaaagttcttctgctttgtattaatctagattttgaggagcaacctggagcgatctgaattgttcagcaactgacggtaggatgaatatgggtgtgtatgtgtgtggaaacaattcacctcattcataacatgacagaacgtaacgatgcgGTGTTACGTGCAATAGGGAAGAACAGTGCgcaacagcgcggaacattattcttgaccgtgcagaatggttcctgataattcaccagcaacacatgccattaatcgtaacgcgtggtaacaggttgcagcatttcctgaggacacctgatgcctctgcctcaaatcatcacattcatgaacaACAACCAAGAATGTAtcctttgtggcatttgtgacttgtcgtcgttatgtgtaaacgcagcattaccactgtcaccagtgtgcttgctctgggggttggtaaggttagaccttactggtgtgaagcgccttgaggcaactttgttgtgatttgatgctatataaatgaaataaattgaaattaaaaaataacttATTGTACTCACAAGATTTTTATAAACACTTCAGGGACCTTTAGTGTCgcagatatgtaacaaaaattgcCTGAGATGTTCACATCCGGCAGAAAGTATATAAATTTGCATACAGAATTTTTGAAGTGTGCTGATTTCAGATTTTGCCGGATCCAAGCACTTTTCATAAGGGATTCAGAAGTGACATGAGAATTAAAGATGGCCGGGACATTATTGGTCCTGTTATGTgccgatgcgggttgaggagcggacctacgtctgactgaacccagcgctaaataaccagaaagcggttccaaaaaacaaaacaattttattatccccctcttgtgcaaaactcggtgtacaacataaagtgcgtttgtctggcggagtgaaggacggcgcgctctccagcgcccaaagggatcgaagcctggcgcttctggactcacattcaccgccaaacaccccccaggtggacacgacaaactgactctgtgaaggacagaagaggtgaggtaagtcaacagctacaactaatatccttcaaaggcacacactatcagcaacacattcaggtctgaatttaagctttatgtaaatgagcagcttctcacaacaggtggaggatcatcagtccgcacgccacggcagtgagaagcgagctgcacaactctcatcaatattcacatatactgcgtaacaaaataccaaattactattaacacttattcagacttcaatcacctctgatgtgtgctgacagcatgtgtccctcacccgtcctccttcacaggcacgatgtgtcaaacccaggcgcggtcctcagcgtctcacaaacgaacgtcacaaggtcgagttcccggcaattctgcttgaatcactcatggcttaaatgcagaacgccatctcattatctgcttcagctgaaagtctttaagtttgcacgtgagcatcatccacaggtgctgcaaatcatactgatgagggtgaaggactcttctgccagcaccttctccacagacaaaaaccagtttgcataccacctggagagcaaagaaaagaaaacaacacaaaaacatccagccaaaccccccaacacacaacagtacccccccatcaacgggaagcctcccggcgaccgaacaaaccaggcccgagaacagcacctccctccggggtccataacagcaagcagacggtgtaacgctcccaaggtccacagcagacagcaggacagggcaccgcggctggaaggccggctggcatcagcAAAACccccaaaaagtcccatatacaacccaacatacaagaaaaacacaaaacccacccaaaacctccccaggggaccgtcccatccaaccccgggaagaaaagaaaaactcccaaatgcagccccaacaacacaatacaaacacaaattcacaaagaaaaataacaaacaacccccccagaacgacttgcagagcccaacatccccccagaagacctttaccgccagttccaggagaaacagccaaagccggaatcccacagaggtccacaggtacacatggagcaacagcgccccccagaggaccgtacaatcaaccccaggaggcaccctccccacaacccaggaaccccagacccggccacacttggctagccggccccacaagccaattcccccccagaagaccgtcccatcaaccctggaggtggaacctggaaggaaacataagaaacacaaaaatccaacccccggcggacttcattaaactaccccgggggcaaataaaacaaccgacaaaccctgttacctcccccagcaccccaaaagaccccagatcactcccagagcccttcgtcggctcaattttggcgaacgacACAAAattattaagccggggaaggaaacaggaaaaactaacccggccccaaccccgaagcgcagcggaaaaccggaaatacgtccagtGCCCCtatccgaccataccaccagcctatcgggaggggcggaactaccgaaatggcgaacggcaacagatcggcccacccctcc comes from Thalassophryne amazonica chromosome 2, fThaAma1.1, whole genome shotgun sequence and encodes:
- the LOC117530915 gene encoding zinc finger protein 319; translated protein: MTEAWQQQQQQHAVAPPSVVHTLPQGTDNTLGCAVYGVVLQPDSSLQQPQHGQQHSVPGQQPSLQVGGERGHKCGACGHDISHLANPHEHQCMVSQDRSFQCTQCMKIFSQATDLLEHQCVQVEQKPFVCGVCKMGFSLLTSLAQHHNSHGNGNNPMKCSICEKTYRPDSGNVTPTSSAANPQQPSTGETSGGGATISASSPPTFEASAPDRPYKCSVCHKAFRHLSELTRHERVHTGEKPYKCDTCDKSFSQSSHLAHHQRTHSSERPYKCAVCEKSFKHRSHLVRHMYAHSGEHLFKCNLCEMHFKESSELLHHQCQPEGERPFRCGSCGKSFKRPSDLRQHERTHSEERPFQCEECQMSFKQQYALVRHRRTHKNPADRPFKCNLCDKGFLQPSHLLYHQQVHGMESLFKCASCQKSFSQSGELLRHKCGGEVEKPYKCDVCGKGYKKNSTLQRHQNSHCTEKPLKCSLCDRRFVSSSEFVQHRCDPTREKPLKCPDCEKRFRYSSELQRHRRVHTGEKPFKCANCEKSFKQREHLAKHQSVHSRETQFKCVWCGERFVDLTALQEHTVQHTAEGENFPATSCIP